The Mesorhizobium sp. B1-1-8 genome contains a region encoding:
- a CDS encoding invasion associated locus B family protein produces the protein MDRRTSHAGLEGIPDGKPLRTFPGIAAAVLTCLAFAGGLAPAAGQVASPYRIKPSDVVVPPDVKLGQYQRTIRPFENWTLICDENIKARKKVCNVSQIIEDGSGKMAFSWSLAATQDGKPYMILRTAPNARSDGLVTVKFDGKQPIDVHLNGCNETVCVGMLPVGPVLRQQIAQSATPAISYPTVDGQTITVTATLKGLTEALSPLK, from the coding sequence ATGGACAGGCGGACCAGCCATGCTGGGCTAGAGGGAATTCCGGACGGAAAACCGCTGCGCACTTTTCCCGGAATTGCTGCGGCCGTTCTAACCTGCCTGGCATTTGCCGGCGGGCTTGCGCCGGCTGCCGGGCAGGTGGCCTCGCCCTACCGGATCAAGCCCTCCGACGTGGTCGTGCCGCCTGATGTGAAGCTCGGACAATACCAGCGCACCATTCGCCCGTTCGAAAACTGGACGCTGATCTGCGATGAGAACATCAAGGCCCGCAAGAAGGTCTGCAACGTCTCGCAGATTATCGAGGACGGGTCCGGCAAGATGGCCTTCAGCTGGTCGCTTGCCGCCACCCAGGACGGCAAGCCATACATGATCCTGCGCACCGCGCCGAACGCCAGGAGCGACGGCCTGGTGACGGTGAAGTTCGACGGCAAGCAGCCGATCGACGTCCACTTGAACGGCTGCAACGAAACGGTCTGCGTCGGCATGTTGCCGGTGGGGCCCGTGCTGCGCCAGCAGATCGCGCAGAGCGCGACGCCGGCGATCTCCTATCCGACCGTCGACGGCCAGACGATTACCGTGACCGCAACACTCAAGGGGCTGACCGAAGCCCTTTCGCCACTCAAGTGA
- a CDS encoding DUF4189 domain-containing protein yields the protein MRPGYRAAVFGLALLWTGQVISADMPGPEEPPAPPPQEEKGIWAAIAYSSADVRYGFFWGADKRQEAMDIALKHCENAGGKACSVVSVFRNHRHWDDDDQTGFPYNHCGALALGKKEANRFTPWGAKSAETRREAEDLALQACEAAGAQCKIREWVCT from the coding sequence ATGAGACCGGGATATAGGGCTGCCGTTTTCGGCCTCGCCTTGCTCTGGACCGGGCAGGTCATTTCGGCCGACATGCCGGGACCGGAGGAGCCGCCCGCGCCGCCGCCACAGGAGGAAAAAGGCATCTGGGCGGCGATCGCCTATTCCAGCGCCGATGTCAGGTATGGCTTCTTCTGGGGCGCCGACAAGCGGCAGGAGGCCATGGATATCGCCCTCAAGCATTGCGAGAATGCGGGCGGAAAGGCCTGCAGCGTGGTCAGCGTGTTCCGCAACCATCGCCATTGGGATGACGACGACCAGACCGGCTTTCCCTACAATCACTGCGGCGCGCTCGCCCTCGGCAAGAAGGAAGCCAACCGGTTCACGCCCTGGGGTGCGAAGTCCGCCGAGACCCGCCGGGAAGCGGAAGACCTCGCTCTGCAGGCCTGCGAGGCGGCGGGAGCCCAGTGCAAGATCCGCGAGTGGGTCTGTACGTGA
- a CDS encoding invasion associated locus B family protein: MVASVPPASAQQQQQAATLPNGASSLQETYQDWQLACGIQDNARVCMVSQDQTQKNGQRLLALELRPGAKGGMTGTLLLPFGILFDPGVTAEIDDQPPVGPLKFRTCLPNGCIALFPVDRALAQKLKAGTALKLTVTTAADTKLSFPVSLKGLGPALDRAAALSGR; the protein is encoded by the coding sequence ATGGTCGCGTCGGTGCCGCCTGCATCCGCGCAGCAACAACAGCAGGCGGCCACGCTGCCGAACGGCGCATCGTCGCTCCAGGAAACCTACCAGGATTGGCAGCTGGCCTGCGGCATCCAGGACAATGCCCGGGTCTGCATGGTCTCGCAGGACCAGACGCAGAAAAACGGCCAAAGGCTTCTGGCGCTGGAACTGCGCCCGGGTGCGAAGGGCGGAATGACCGGCACCTTGCTGCTGCCCTTCGGCATCCTGTTCGACCCCGGCGTGACGGCTGAGATCGACGACCAGCCGCCCGTCGGCCCGCTGAAATTCCGAACCTGCCTGCCCAATGGATGCATTGCGCTGTTTCCGGTCGATCGGGCGCTGGCGCAGAAACTGAAAGCAGGCACGGCGCTGAAGCTCACCGTCACCACCGCCGCCGATACCAAGCTGAGCTTTCCGGTATCCCTGAAAGGGCTCGGCCCGGCGCTGGATCGCGCAGCGGCGCTGAGCGGGCGGTGA
- a CDS encoding ABC transporter permease, with product MSSSATMPQPVSFGRRTKRFMADRPLIPLIILLVILVVILQILRPGIVNERWIANTAKFAIPLAILAGCQTMTMLTGGIDLSVGTVATMSAFIMATQIVNQDPAVAFVLAMLPAVLIGLVNGIGVGVFRVHPLIMTLGTSLIGTGFLQVYQRTVIASGAKIPDFLSWLGTGVTNLPDAFIPSPALQERLAQAGIIFPVPNALLLFVPVAVLIVFTLNRTGFGRLLYIVGDNERAARLSGVRYWQVITALYVISSLLAGITGLLYIGLIKAPSLSLAEPLVLPSVAAAVIGGTSIFGGRGGYTGTIIGALILTVLTTLLTILQMPEGGRRILFGLIVLFVTAAYLRIIEER from the coding sequence ATGAGTAGCAGCGCGACCATGCCCCAGCCGGTCTCCTTCGGCCGCCGCACAAAACGCTTCATGGCCGACAGGCCGCTCATTCCGCTGATCATCCTGCTGGTCATCCTGGTGGTGATCCTGCAGATCCTGCGCCCCGGCATCGTCAACGAGCGCTGGATCGCCAACACGGCGAAATTTGCCATTCCGCTGGCGATCCTCGCCGGCTGCCAGACCATGACGATGCTGACCGGCGGCATCGACCTTTCCGTCGGCACGGTGGCGACGATGAGCGCCTTCATCATGGCCACCCAGATCGTCAACCAGGATCCGGCGGTGGCTTTTGTCCTCGCCATGCTGCCGGCGGTGCTGATCGGCCTCGTCAACGGCATCGGCGTCGGCGTCTTCCGCGTCCACCCGCTGATCATGACGCTCGGCACCAGCCTGATCGGCACCGGCTTCCTGCAGGTCTACCAGCGCACTGTCATCGCCTCGGGCGCAAAGATCCCGGACTTTCTCAGCTGGCTGGGCACCGGGGTGACGAACCTGCCGGACGCGTTCATACCTTCGCCGGCGCTGCAGGAACGGCTGGCTCAGGCAGGCATCATTTTTCCCGTGCCGAACGCACTGCTCCTGTTCGTGCCGGTCGCGGTGCTGATCGTCTTTACCTTGAACCGCACCGGCTTCGGCCGGCTGCTCTACATCGTCGGCGACAATGAGCGCGCGGCGCGGCTTTCCGGCGTCCGCTACTGGCAGGTGATCACGGCGCTTTACGTCATCTCCAGCCTGCTCGCCGGCATCACCGGGCTGCTCTATATCGGCCTGATCAAGGCGCCGTCCCTGTCACTGGCCGAGCCGCTGGTGCTGCCCTCGGTCGCCGCCGCCGTCATCGGCGGCACCTCGATCTTCGGCGGCCGCGGCGGTTACACCGGCACCATCATCGGCGCGCTGATTCTCACCGTGCTGACGACGCTTTTGACCATCCTGCAAATGCCCGAAGGCGGCCGCCGCATTCTGTTCGGCCTGATTGTGCTGTTCGTGACGGCGGCGTATTTGCGGATTATCGAGGAGAGATAA
- a CDS encoding ABC transporter permease, whose amino-acid sequence MSRFFRRQGWVAGLFALLILLFILTKLIQPGYGSGDFGSLARAVLPYAFAVAAQTVVVIAGGIDLSVAAMMALTSVTAASMMNGASEDYALFVVPFVLTMGLVLGAVNGLLIVITRVPDIVVTLAMLFVLQGAALLVLGAPGGAAAEWLKAMISGTVPIPGLPENIDAWLPKALLVLIVCLCVIWLPLRRSRLGLSIYAIGSSELAAFRSGVPVGRTRVIAYALSGLFAAMGGLALTMSTGIGAPIPGPYLLASVAAVVLGGVALGGGKGGLLGPIVAVFVLRLVRTDLTLLAIDPNVTAIIEGAIMVAVVMFGAFITIRGRPVGATP is encoded by the coding sequence GTGAGCCGCTTCTTCCGCCGCCAGGGCTGGGTCGCTGGGCTTTTCGCCCTGCTCATCCTTTTGTTCATCCTCACCAAGCTGATCCAGCCGGGCTACGGCAGCGGCGATTTCGGTTCGCTGGCGCGGGCCGTTTTGCCCTATGCCTTCGCGGTGGCCGCCCAGACGGTCGTCGTCATCGCCGGCGGCATCGACCTCTCTGTCGCCGCCATGATGGCGCTGACCAGCGTCACCGCGGCCTCGATGATGAATGGCGCCTCGGAGGACTATGCGCTGTTCGTGGTGCCGTTCGTGCTGACCATGGGGTTGGTGCTGGGTGCGGTCAACGGCCTGCTGATCGTCATCACCCGCGTGCCCGACATCGTGGTGACGCTTGCCATGCTGTTCGTGCTGCAGGGCGCCGCCCTTCTGGTGCTCGGCGCGCCGGGGGGTGCTGCCGCCGAATGGCTGAAAGCCATGATTTCGGGCACGGTGCCGATACCGGGCCTGCCTGAAAATATCGACGCCTGGCTGCCCAAGGCGCTGCTGGTGCTGATCGTCTGCCTCTGCGTCATCTGGCTGCCGCTCAGGCGCTCGCGCCTCGGCCTCTCCATCTACGCTATCGGCTCGAGCGAGCTGGCGGCATTCCGCAGCGGCGTGCCGGTGGGGCGTACCCGCGTCATCGCCTACGCGCTGTCCGGCCTGTTCGCCGCCATGGGCGGGCTGGCGCTGACCATGAGCACCGGTATCGGCGCGCCGATCCCCGGGCCTTATCTGCTCGCCAGCGTCGCCGCGGTGGTGCTCGGCGGCGTTGCGCTTGGCGGCGGCAAGGGCGGCCTGCTTGGACCGATCGTCGCCGTCTTCGTGCTGCGGCTGGTGCGCACCGACCTGACGCTGCTCGCCATCGACCCCAATGTCACCGCCATCATCGAGGGCGCGATCATGGTCGCCGTGGTCATGTTCGGCGCCTTCATCACCATCCGCGGCCGCCCGGTGGGAGCAACACCATGA
- a CDS encoding sugar ABC transporter ATP-binding protein, with protein sequence MKTNPLLDATGVAKNYGAVAALRNASLSVLPGEVHALMGANGAGKSTLVKILTGAIRADAGRILIRGEPRDVRTPAAARRAGLLPVYQEPALIPDLDVLSNLRLTGTPVEPFRAWVRELGIPDLDIRETARDIPLAVLRVLDLARALAVEPDVLLLDEITAALPANLAEKVLEVVRRQGDSGRSVIFISHRFVEISALCDRATVLRDGSTVGVVDIEPGVEEKIVEMMLGARVEKSSVVAARSASEASAVEDGRPRLVVRNLQLGTKLNDVSFDLANGEVAGVVALEGQGQDELFAALAGSIRPAGGTIEVDGAPVKFSHPGDAIQAGIAYVPGDRTEALAMQRSVRENIALPFSAAPRKWGPIRVQRESMVVSSAIARLQIDTRAQGEVQRLSGGNQQKVTIARWIAADARTILCFDPTRGIDVGTKQEIYKLLRELAGLGKSVLFYTSELEEVQRVCDRVIVIFGGRVVDTFPVELADEPTLMRAAYGLPRGIKADIGILADVRPASDVEAAS encoded by the coding sequence TTGAAGACCAACCCTCTCCTCGACGCCACCGGCGTGGCGAAAAATTACGGCGCGGTGGCGGCGCTGCGCAATGCGTCGTTGTCGGTGCTGCCGGGCGAGGTGCATGCGCTGATGGGCGCCAACGGCGCCGGCAAGTCGACATTGGTGAAGATCCTGACCGGCGCCATCCGGGCGGACGCCGGCCGCATCCTGATCCGCGGCGAGCCGCGCGACGTGCGCACGCCCGCCGCCGCGCGCCGCGCCGGCCTGCTGCCGGTCTACCAGGAGCCGGCGCTGATCCCCGATCTCGACGTGCTGTCCAATTTGCGGCTGACCGGCACCCCGGTCGAGCCGTTCCGCGCCTGGGTGCGCGAGCTCGGCATTCCCGATCTCGACATCCGCGAGACCGCGCGCGACATTCCGCTCGCCGTGCTGCGCGTGCTCGATCTGGCGCGTGCGCTCGCCGTCGAGCCCGACGTGCTGTTGCTCGACGAAATAACGGCGGCGCTGCCCGCCAACCTTGCCGAAAAGGTGCTGGAAGTCGTGCGCCGGCAAGGCGACAGCGGCCGCTCGGTGATCTTCATCTCGCATCGTTTCGTTGAGATCTCGGCGCTTTGCGACCGCGCCACGGTGCTGCGCGACGGCTCCACCGTCGGCGTCGTCGACATCGAGCCCGGCGTCGAGGAAAAGATCGTCGAGATGATGCTTGGCGCCCGCGTCGAGAAGAGCAGCGTCGTCGCGGCACGCTCGGCAAGCGAGGCGTCAGCCGTCGAGGATGGCCGCCCGCGGCTTGTCGTGCGCAACCTGCAGCTCGGCACCAAGCTCAACGATGTCTCGTTCGATCTCGCCAATGGCGAGGTGGCCGGCGTCGTGGCGCTCGAGGGACAGGGCCAGGACGAGCTCTTCGCCGCGCTTGCCGGCTCGATCCGGCCGGCTGGCGGCACGATCGAAGTCGACGGCGCGCCGGTGAAGTTCTCGCACCCTGGCGACGCGATTCAGGCTGGCATCGCCTATGTGCCGGGCGACCGTACCGAGGCGCTCGCCATGCAGCGCTCGGTGCGCGAGAACATCGCGCTGCCCTTCAGCGCGGCACCGCGCAAATGGGGACCGATCCGGGTGCAGCGGGAAAGCATGGTGGTTTCCAGCGCCATCGCCCGGCTGCAGATCGACACCCGCGCGCAGGGCGAGGTGCAGCGCCTGTCCGGCGGCAACCAGCAGAAGGTGACGATCGCCCGCTGGATCGCCGCGGATGCCCGCACCATCCTGTGCTTCGACCCGACGCGCGGCATCGATGTCGGCACCAAGCAGGAGATCTACAAATTGCTGCGCGAGCTCGCCGGCCTTGGCAAGTCGGTGCTGTTCTACACATCCGAGCTGGAGGAGGTGCAGCGTGTCTGCGACCGCGTCATCGTCATCTTCGGCGGCCGCGTCGTCGACACCTTCCCGGTCGAGCTTGCCGACGAGCCGACGCTGATGCGCGCCGCCTACGGCCTGCCGCGCGGCATCAAGGCGGATATTGGCATCCTCGCCGATGTCAGGCCGGCTTCCGACGTGGAGGCCGCGTCGTGA